The genome window CTCCACAAGGTGAAACTGGCTCATCGGTATTTGCAATAACAGCAACTGCTTGTACCTCTCTATTTCCTTCTGAGTAGGCTTTATACAGTGCTGTTCTTTCCGCACAGTTTGTTAACCCAAATGAAGCATTTTCAATATTTGCCCCATGAAAAATCGTACCATCTTTCATAAGAAGAGCAGCTCCTACTGGGAAAGAGGAGTAAGGCACATACGCTTGCTTCCTCGCATTAGCTGCTTCTTCCATTAAATGATCATGCATAGATGTAACCCCTTTTTAATAAAATAGTATTTGTATAAATGGTGGGCCAAAGATTAGTATTCCTATAATAACAGCAAACACGCCATAAACAAACACAGCAGCTGCTGCCACATCCTTTGCTCGTTTGGCTAGTGGATGAAACTCCTCTGTATATAAATCAACCGTACGTTCTACAGCTGTGTTCATAATTTCTAAGGAGAACATACCTCCGATGACAAGTAATAAGACTAACCAATGCTCAAGAGGCAATGTTAACCACCAGGCCACTGCAAATACAACAATAGAACATATAAGATGTATTTGCATATTTTGTTCATATTTTATCACATGCTTAAGGCCATGTGCTGCAAATACAAAAGAACGTAGTAGACGTCTAAATCCCCTCTGATTCCTATCTGACAAGCCCATAACTTGTTAGGATCTCCTCCTGGCGGCCGAACATAATCTTCTCGTCTTGTTCATTTAGATGATCATACCCTAGCAAATGAAGAAAGCCATGAACGACTAAAAATCCAAGCTCCCGTTCAAATGAATGACCGTATTCTTCTGCCTGCATCGTTATTCTTGGAGTTGAAATAATAATATCACCGAGTAAATTAGGCATGCCTTCTATTAACTCAACTGAATCTTCCTCTCCTTCATTTAATGCAAAAGAAAGCACATCGGTTCCTCGATCAATCCCCCGATGTTCATTATTCAGTTGCCTTATCTCTTCATCATTTACAAAACTAACTGAGACTTCAATTTCTCCTTCTAGCTTTTCTAATTCAGAAGCATGTGTGAGTACTGCTGTGATAAGCTCAAGTTGTTTATCTGTTAACGTGTCAGTCTCGTCCATTGTTTCCACGAGTATCGCCATGTTCTTTCCCACCTTTTTTTATTTCATCCGGATATTCAATTCGCTGATGGAATGTCCCTTTTAAAGTCTCAAGCATGGATAGGGCAATATCATTTAACTCTCTTAATGTGATTTCGGATTCGTCAAATTGCCCATCTTCAAGCTTATCTTTAATAATTTTATTAACCAATGTTTCAATTTTGTCAGGTGTAGGTTTTGGCATTGATCGGACTGCCGCTTCTACGCTATCAGCAATAGCAACAATACATGCTACCTTATTTTGAGGTTTTGGTCCAGGGTAGCGGAACTGAGATTCCGGCAATGGCTGCTCAACTTCCTGGTTAGCTTTATGATAAAAGTACTTAAGCAAGCTTGTACCATGATGCTGCTCAGCAATTTCTACAATCTCTTTTGGCATTTTGTGCTCACGCAACAAATCTGCGCCATCATAAGGATGTGAGATAATAATGGTTTTACTTAACTGAGGTGAAATTTTATCATGAGGATTATCATGCCTCAATTGATTTTCAATAAAGAAATGTGGTCGCTTTGTTTTTCCAACATCATGATAATAAGCACCGACTCGTGCTAATAGTCCATTTTCACCAAGTCGTTCACAGGCTGCTTCCGCGAGATTACCGACAACTACACTATGATGATATGTACCTGGTGCTTCTGTCAATATTTTTCGGAGCAATGGATGATTTGGATTTGATAACTCAATTAATTTTGAGACGGATAAAATCGAGAATCCAGTTTCAAAAAAAGGAAGTAACCCAATTGTCAAAACGGCAGCCGCCACTCCTGAAAAAGCTGCACTTCCAAGATGGAAGCCTACTTCAATCCAATTATTCTGCATGCCTTTGATGAATAGTAATGTTAATACGGCAATGACATTGATACAAGCTACTAGAAAACCTGCTCTAAGAAGCCTTGTGATTCGATTTGAAGTGTTTAGAAATAACGCACCTGCCAATGAACTAATTAATAAATAGAAACCAAAGGTCACATTAAACGAAGATGCGCCTTCTTGGCTATAGAGCACTGTACCAACCGTTGCAAATAATACACTTGTAAACAAGGCGATCCTTGTATTTAAAAGTAGCGTCAAAAGCATGGTTCCAGCAGCTACTGGCACAACATAACCGATGCCAACAACTCCTAGCAGTTCCGTATAGCTTGTCACTTTCATCAAACAAGTAACAATCACAAAAACAAGGATATACATTAGAAAATGAGAGTTATTATTTCGTACGGTGGTATTCGATTCTTGGATGAAATAAAGCATCATACCCATTAAAATCAATACGAATAAGCCCAAGCCAATATAAGGGTAGAAATTAAGAGATTCATCTAATAACCCGACTAACCTCAGCTGAGCGTATGCTTCATTATTAATGACATCTCCTTGTTGAACAAGAAGTTGACCCTCTCTAATCATAACTGGCTCAACATTTTCAGCAGCTTCTTCTCTGAGACGCTCTGTTGAATCCCGATCATAAACGTAGTTTGGAATAATGGCGAACTGAGCTACTTCCACCATCGCATCTCGAAGTTTATTACTAACAGTTGAAATATTGATGAGCTCGTCCACTTGATCCTTTGCCTCTTCTAGATTATTCGCTTCAATTCGCTCACTCATTACCTCAAAAACAGTGTTTGATGTTGCTTCTTTAGCTAATACGAGTTGAGAATCCGAGGTCTCTAACAGGGTAAGAATAGTTGCATCTGACAACTGATTACTTGTGCCTGAAGAAAGGGCATCCTTTACACTCGTTAAACTCTCCTCTAACACGCCTTCTTCGTCAAACTCATCCTCTTCATCTGCGTCATCCACTGTGGGCTGATCCTTTTTCACCTGCATGATGAGTTCAAAGATATCATTTACGCGCCCACCCTGTGTTTCGGCATAACCTTGCTTTAGCACATAGTTTGGTTCTACATTCCGTACGGCTTCAGCTTGAAGTTCATCAGTAGCCTGACTATTTTCAATCGTAATGGGAGAGCGAATGTCCTCATCAGCCACATCAGACAAATGGATGTCCAGTTGCTCTGGAATTACATTGCTTAACATCATTAAATAAAGAAAAATGGCTGTTAAAAGAACAAGAATGGTTTTAATGTATCGATGTTGCTTTATTTCTTTCCACCATTGTTTTAACGATTTTGGTTGTTCTGCCACATAGTTCACCTCAGCTTTCGTTTTACATGTAATCAAAATATATAGTACCCTTTAAGAGAAGCAG of Alkalicoccobacillus plakortidis contains these proteins:
- a CDS encoding cytidine deaminase: MHDHLMEEAANARKQAYVPYSSFPVGAALLMKDGTIFHGANIENASFGLTNCAERTALYKAYSEGNREVQAVAVIANTDEPVSPCGACRQVMMELCGPNVPVYLGSTNGKIVTTTVADLLPGAFKAGDMNE
- a CDS encoding diacylglycerol kinase family protein; this translates as MGLSDRNQRGFRRLLRSFVFAAHGLKHVIKYEQNMQIHLICSIVVFAVAWWLTLPLEHWLVLLLVIGGMFSLEIMNTAVERTVDLYTEEFHPLAKRAKDVAAAAVFVYGVFAVIIGILIFGPPFIQILFY
- the ybeY gene encoding rRNA maturation RNase YbeY → MAILVETMDETDTLTDKQLELITAVLTHASELEKLEGEIEVSVSFVNDEEIRQLNNEHRGIDRGTDVLSFALNEGEEDSVELIEGMPNLLGDIIISTPRITMQAEEYGHSFERELGFLVVHGFLHLLGYDHLNEQDEKIMFGRQEEILTSYGLVR
- a CDS encoding HD family phosphohydrolase encodes the protein MAEQPKSLKQWWKEIKQHRYIKTILVLLTAIFLYLMMLSNVIPEQLDIHLSDVADEDIRSPITIENSQATDELQAEAVRNVEPNYVLKQGYAETQGGRVNDIFELIMQVKKDQPTVDDADEEDEFDEEGVLEESLTSVKDALSSGTSNQLSDATILTLLETSDSQLVLAKEATSNTVFEVMSERIEANNLEEAKDQVDELINISTVSNKLRDAMVEVAQFAIIPNYVYDRDSTERLREEAAENVEPVMIREGQLLVQQGDVINNEAYAQLRLVGLLDESLNFYPYIGLGLFVLILMGMMLYFIQESNTTVRNNNSHFLMYILVFVIVTCLMKVTSYTELLGVVGIGYVVPVAAGTMLLTLLLNTRIALFTSVLFATVGTVLYSQEGASSFNVTFGFYLLISSLAGALFLNTSNRITRLLRAGFLVACINVIAVLTLLFIKGMQNNWIEVGFHLGSAAFSGVAAAVLTIGLLPFFETGFSILSVSKLIELSNPNHPLLRKILTEAPGTYHHSVVVGNLAEAACERLGENGLLARVGAYYHDVGKTKRPHFFIENQLRHDNPHDKISPQLSKTIIISHPYDGADLLREHKMPKEIVEIAEQHHGTSLLKYFYHKANQEVEQPLPESQFRYPGPKPQNKVACIVAIADSVEAAVRSMPKPTPDKIETLVNKIIKDKLEDGQFDESEITLRELNDIALSMLETLKGTFHQRIEYPDEIKKGGKEHGDTRGNNGRD